Proteins co-encoded in one Arthrobacter sp. ERGS1:01 genomic window:
- a CDS encoding YbjQ family protein, whose protein sequence is MIIVTTNDLPGYKIDAVFGEVMGLTVRSRHIGAQLTAGFRALGGGELPEMTKALYESRQEVVARMVTEAESKGANAIVATRFDTSEMGQNWTEVCAYGTAVFAIPLAEGQPGATGQSIYLSQNPQAQ, encoded by the coding sequence ATGATCATCGTGACAACCAACGACCTCCCCGGCTACAAGATCGACGCCGTCTTCGGCGAGGTCATGGGCCTGACCGTGCGCTCGCGCCACATCGGCGCCCAGCTGACCGCCGGCTTCCGCGCCCTCGGAGGCGGCGAGCTCCCCGAGATGACCAAGGCCCTGTACGAAAGCCGCCAGGAAGTGGTGGCCCGCATGGTGACGGAGGCCGAATCCAAGGGCGCCAACGCGATTGTCGCCACCCGTTTTGACACCTCGGAAATGGGCCAGAACTGGACCGAGGTGTGCGCCTACGGCACCGCAGTGTTCGCCATTCCGCTGGCCGAGGGGCAGCCCGGCGCCACGGGCCAATCAATCTACCTCTCCCAGAACCCGCAGGCCCAGTAG
- a CDS encoding dicarboxylate/amino acid:cation symporter, producing the protein MTSTATTPKVSRLPKWAGNFGVQIILGLIAGLVLGLIARNLGGDPKTNPNALTATLTTIGTSYVSLLKAAVVPLVFTAVVSSIANLRQVTNAARLAWNTLLWFAITALIAVTIGIFLGVVFQPGAGTGQATPADYTGTSGNWWAFLTGLIPSNFMGLGAITTPGDGGAITTAVSFNVLQVLVIAIAVGIAALKVGKAADPFLKLNSSALAVIQKVLWWIIRLAPIGTVGLIGKAVSTYGWTTIGSLGKFSLAIYVGLAIVLFVVYPILVKSHGLSIKQYFSGVWPAVQLGFVSRSSIGTLPLTQRVTERNLGVPRAYASFAVPLGATTKMDGCAAIYPAVAAIFVAQFFGIHLDLGQYLLIVLVSVLGSAATAGTTGAVVMLTLTLSTLGLPLAGVGLLLAVDPILDMGRTAVNVAGQALVPAIVAKRQGILDETLYNAPRNGNPFADDSTESLAALNKDDAGDHDPQREFANA; encoded by the coding sequence ATGACTTCCACAGCAACCACACCCAAGGTGTCGCGGCTCCCCAAGTGGGCCGGCAACTTTGGCGTTCAAATCATCCTCGGCCTGATCGCCGGCCTCGTCCTGGGCCTGATTGCCCGCAATCTGGGCGGGGACCCCAAGACCAACCCCAACGCCCTGACGGCCACCCTGACCACCATCGGCACCAGCTATGTGTCGCTGCTCAAGGCCGCAGTCGTTCCCCTGGTGTTCACCGCCGTCGTCTCCTCGATCGCCAACCTGCGCCAGGTCACCAACGCGGCCCGGCTCGCCTGGAACACCCTGCTGTGGTTCGCCATCACCGCCCTGATCGCCGTGACCATCGGCATCTTCCTGGGCGTCGTCTTCCAGCCCGGCGCCGGCACCGGCCAGGCAACCCCGGCCGACTACACCGGCACCTCCGGCAACTGGTGGGCGTTCCTGACCGGCCTGATCCCGTCGAACTTCATGGGCCTGGGCGCCATCACCACCCCGGGTGACGGCGGCGCCATCACCACCGCGGTCAGCTTCAACGTGCTGCAGGTGCTGGTCATCGCGATCGCCGTCGGCATCGCCGCCCTGAAGGTTGGCAAGGCCGCCGATCCCTTCCTGAAGCTGAACAGCTCCGCCCTCGCCGTCATCCAGAAAGTGCTCTGGTGGATCATCCGCCTCGCCCCGATCGGCACCGTCGGCCTGATCGGCAAGGCCGTGTCCACCTACGGCTGGACCACCATCGGTTCGCTCGGCAAGTTCTCGCTGGCCATCTACGTGGGCCTGGCCATCGTGTTGTTCGTGGTCTACCCGATCCTCGTCAAGTCCCACGGACTGTCCATCAAGCAGTACTTCTCCGGTGTGTGGCCGGCCGTCCAGCTGGGCTTCGTCTCCCGCTCCTCGATCGGCACCCTGCCGCTGACCCAGCGCGTGACCGAACGCAACCTCGGCGTCCCCCGCGCCTACGCCTCCTTCGCCGTACCGCTGGGCGCCACCACCAAGATGGACGGCTGCGCCGCGATCTACCCGGCCGTCGCCGCGATCTTCGTCGCACAGTTCTTCGGCATCCACCTGGACCTGGGCCAGTACCTGCTGATCGTCCTGGTTTCCGTCTTGGGTTCGGCCGCAACGGCCGGCACCACGGGCGCCGTCGTGATGCTCACGCTGACGCTCTCCACGCTGGGACTGCCGCTGGCCGGGGTCGGGCTCCTGCTCGCCGTGGACCCCATCCTGGACATGGGCCGCACCGCGGTCAACGTCGCCGGGCAGGCACTGGTTCCGGCCATCGTCGCCAAGCGCCAGGGCATCCTCGACGAGACGCTCTACAACGCACCGCGCAACGGCAACCCGTTCGCCGATGACAGCACCGAGTCGCTGGCCGCGCTGAACAAGGACGACGCCGGCGACCACGACCCCCAGCGCGAGTTCGCCAACGCCTAA
- a CDS encoding TetR/AcrR family transcriptional regulator, with amino-acid sequence MTDSPVTLSPAPPSRRELNKVATRDAIAGAALEFLRTKALNEFTVDEVAAAAGVSRRTFFNYFSSVEAAVASFTQRYLDSVIVDLDARPADEPLLESAQHALSTGGNPRDLALLAEIFALTQDPALGRFQLQAWEECTVKITEVARHRLPAETDELYLNTLVGAVTGSCKAAFSVWLSERGPDTSEESLAHLRSLLDTTISLIRTGFSS; translated from the coding sequence GTGACCGATTCCCCCGTAACACTCTCCCCCGCGCCCCCGTCCCGCCGTGAGCTGAACAAAGTCGCCACCCGGGACGCCATCGCCGGTGCCGCACTTGAATTCCTGCGCACCAAGGCCCTGAACGAATTCACCGTCGACGAGGTCGCCGCCGCCGCGGGAGTTTCCCGGCGCACCTTTTTCAACTACTTTTCCTCCGTGGAAGCGGCCGTGGCCAGTTTCACCCAGCGCTATCTTGACTCGGTGATCGTCGATCTTGATGCCCGCCCGGCCGATGAGCCGCTCCTGGAATCCGCCCAGCACGCCCTGTCCACCGGTGGAAACCCCCGGGACCTGGCCCTCCTGGCCGAAATCTTCGCCCTCACCCAGGATCCGGCGCTGGGCAGGTTCCAGTTGCAGGCCTGGGAGGAATGCACCGTAAAGATCACCGAGGTGGCCCGGCACCGGCTCCCCGCCGAGACCGACGAACTGTACCTCAACACCCTGGTGGGCGCCGTGACCGGAAGCTGCAAGGCGGCGTTCTCCGTCTGGCTGAGCGAACGCGGCCCGGACACCTCCGAGGAATCGCTGGCCCACCTGCGTTCGTTGCTCGACACCACCATTTCGCTGATCCGCACCGGTTTCAGCTCCTAG